From a single Candidatus Saccharibacteria bacterium genomic region:
- a CDS encoding type IV secretion system DNA-binding domain-containing protein produces MIKVFELVVSKSQVTKEDFFELYNTLTAHLGTFSSVKFHILMRENHFRYFVESDRDLSSISGSVHFCVLREVQEKEIELPKHVSRERFVNFVTSGSLTTLKEKMSLRRGKMLEHFVCQVTRVNFEYAHVKMLLYFKNAKGDYSLAKKITNKFPAHLFAMDFEVSNNFMRTETPKYLNIEKALHIINSENMNAILEVDTFPYFPQPYYLALPTYEFDKHSMIVGASGSGKSKFIELFIDRLSRMPNRFNYRVVVIDPHANLAEDLKHIDSSKIIDFKAENTELFAGAEADTTAATELTSTLMKSLMGDSFNPRVERVMRFTLYVLFTAKSMSLSMLKRFLTDVEVRQQVLDHVQGHVPHNISHFFATDYNEIRTAFYNEGILPIIAIVDELELQPALMAEGGLSIQSTIRDSFLTVFSLNKVSMGEKVVKTIAGLLIQQIFLLAQSRAFNEKVLLFIDEVSVVQNPALSAILSEARKFNLFVILTQQYFAQVDKSLRDSIFANVSNYYCFRVAEEDAIQLVGNLPMELPNETLVEAKEKGIKEETIKIRHLTDLHPRECIVRIASNGMLLPCFKAKTLDTRQHVIETSVTKDYKPQMYEGPVISIDNFFAKAEAAIEGAKLDSSDYAGIIRDLEPFVLKDSSSSSSHLSIQNEPPPDRKPPDLRPNPAQERPVSLDAIMNEQSTKENGKE; encoded by the coding sequence ATGATCAAAGTCTTTGAACTAGTTGTCAGTAAATCACAGGTGACAAAAGAAGATTTTTTTGAATTATATAATACTCTTACAGCTCATCTCGGTACATTCTCGAGCGTTAAATTCCACATTTTAATGCGGGAAAATCACTTTAGGTATTTTGTTGAAAGCGATAGAGATCTTAGTTCAATATCTGGGAGTGTGCACTTTTGTGTTCTACGAGAAGTCCAAGAAAAAGAAATAGAATTGCCAAAACACGTCTCCAGAGAGAGGTTCGTAAATTTTGTGACAAGTGGATCACTGACAACGTTAAAAGAAAAAATGTCCTTAAGACGAGGCAAGATGCTTGAACATTTCGTTTGCCAGGTGACGAGGGTAAATTTTGAGTATGCTCACGTAAAAATGCTGCTCTACTTCAAAAACGCTAAAGGCGATTACTCACTTGCAAAAAAGATAACCAACAAATTCCCCGCCCACTTATTCGCAATGGATTTTGAAGTTTCCAATAACTTTATGCGAACCGAGACCCCGAAGTATCTTAATATTGAAAAGGCTCTACATATAATTAACTCCGAAAATATGAACGCAATCTTGGAGGTAGACACGTTCCCATATTTTCCTCAGCCATATTACTTAGCACTCCCTACGTACGAATTTGATAAGCATTCAATGATTGTTGGAGCTTCGGGAAGTGGCAAATCAAAGTTCATTGAATTGTTTATAGATAGACTAAGTCGAATGCCGAATAGGTTCAATTATCGTGTTGTAGTTATTGACCCGCATGCCAACTTAGCTGAAGACTTGAAGCATATAGACTCGTCAAAAATCATTGACTTTAAAGCCGAAAACACAGAACTTTTTGCTGGGGCAGAAGCCGACACAACTGCTGCTACTGAACTAACGTCGACTCTGATGAAGTCACTAATGGGAGATAGTTTTAACCCTAGAGTAGAAAGAGTAATGCGTTTTACGCTATACGTGTTGTTTACTGCAAAATCTATGTCATTAAGCATGTTGAAGCGTTTTTTGACAGACGTAGAAGTACGACAGCAAGTGCTAGATCATGTTCAGGGGCACGTTCCGCATAATATCAGCCACTTCTTTGCTACTGACTACAACGAAATCCGCACCGCATTTTATAACGAAGGCATTCTTCCGATTATCGCAATCGTCGACGAACTCGAGCTACAACCTGCTCTAATGGCCGAGGGAGGGCTTTCAATACAAAGCACCATTAGAGATAGCTTTTTGACCGTTTTTTCGTTAAACAAGGTTAGCATGGGCGAAAAGGTCGTCAAGACAATTGCGGGCCTACTAATTCAGCAGATATTCCTACTTGCACAGTCCAGAGCCTTTAACGAAAAAGTCCTACTTTTCATCGACGAAGTGTCGGTAGTTCAGAACCCCGCCCTGTCGGCAATCTTGAGTGAAGCCAGGAAGTTTAACCTTTTTGTAATTCTTACTCAGCAATACTTTGCTCAAGTCGATAAGAGCCTACGAGATTCAATATTCGCAAACGTATCAAACTACTATTGCTTTAGAGTCGCAGAAGAAGATGCCATCCAACTAGTTGGTAATTTACCAATGGAGCTGCCCAATGAAACTCTAGTTGAGGCGAAAGAAAAAGGGATCAAAGAAGAAACAATAAAGATACGACATTTGACAGATTTACACCCAAGAGAATGCATAGTCCGTATTGCGAGTAATGGCATGCTACTCCCCTGCTTCAAAGCTAAGACTCTGGATACGCGGCAGCACGTAATAGAGACCAGCGTTACAAAGGACTATAAACCTCAAATGTATGAAGGGCCAGTAATTTCAATCGACAACTTTTTCGCAAAGGCGGAAGCCGCAATTGAGGGCGCTAAATTAGATTCGTCTGACTATGCTGGTATCATACGCGACTTAGAGCCTTTTGTCCTGAAAGACAGTAGCAGCTCTTCAAGTCATCTTAGTATACAAAATGAACCACCTCCAGACAGGAAACCGCCAGACTTACGGCCAAATCCTGCACAGGAGAGGCCTGTCAGTTTGGATGCAATCATGAACGAGCAATCAACAAAAGAAAATGGAAAGGAGTAA
- a CDS encoding ABC transporter ATP-binding protein, which yields MKQKLLEAIDMAVASGVPTSMLGDVLTSQGWPAEIVNETVEQWLQTHHEESQRSGFRVWLEKYHKKARPAVVVVVLIGMVQAGIALLKPWPTKILADSAFGDIPAWGPLEPYTHTPTLILITALMSIALFVLGAAFDFFSDFILLKIGFWLNRSIKQESLRHILHLPLFHQERLAKGDYVYRQNVVTNSLSDLVLGTTSAIIGSIIMIIGVLAIMISFNPKLTLVSVVLMPLLYLTMRIFGPKLGFYNQQLTEVASDTAASINESVDNAETVQAFTLEDKQINKIDRLWMRSYYLTKKTMMWGNLLQDANSFLVIIATSIVMYFGGTAALNGQLTFGELLIFMTYMGYLLGPIEGLVQEITSRNQKLIDVGRVYEVISDHQGIEDLRRDAHVPPNIKGVIDFRDVSYTYGSQTIFNNLNLHIKEGEKVGVIGPSGSGKSTILKLMPLFIEPNQGKIFIDGIDTQSVSLHELRQKIAWVSQSPQLFTGTILDNLYDGDAYHEISDERVKDAIIVSNVAEFAVRLPLGINSPAGENGSSLSGGQRQRVAIARALIKDAPIVCLDEPTAALDAKSENYIRDSLMQMVQGKTVLMVTHRKALLALMDTIYVLDSGTLTNVNELGGLDYYLSVLEGLDQKNVEAEIQDEQAYIDPAILDKFLALQAAEQRNDVIEQPEQLAEAPQIIEYVGQPTADQAVISGETEQHYVAQQQTNEPQQAEYVESQNMINNEQRSYQQALPQQEQVIENQQPPEPEESQEIEVKLH from the coding sequence ATGAAACAGAAGTTGCTAGAAGCCATAGATATGGCTGTGGCAAGTGGCGTTCCGACATCTATGCTTGGTGACGTGCTTACCAGCCAGGGTTGGCCTGCCGAGATTGTTAATGAGACTGTCGAACAATGGCTGCAAACCCACCATGAGGAGTCGCAGCGTTCTGGCTTTAGGGTTTGGCTAGAAAAATATCACAAAAAAGCAAGACCAGCAGTAGTTGTAGTAGTTTTGATAGGTATGGTTCAGGCAGGCATTGCCCTGCTCAAACCTTGGCCAACCAAAATCCTAGCCGACTCAGCCTTCGGTGATATCCCAGCTTGGGGCCCGCTTGAGCCATACACTCACACTCCAACTCTTATACTTATCACCGCACTAATGAGTATCGCTCTTTTTGTCTTGGGAGCTGCCTTTGATTTTTTCAGCGACTTTATTCTGCTTAAAATTGGTTTTTGGCTGAACCGCTCTATCAAGCAAGAGTCTTTACGTCACATTTTGCATTTACCGCTTTTTCATCAGGAGCGTTTAGCAAAGGGCGACTATGTTTATCGTCAAAACGTCGTTACCAACAGCCTTTCGGATCTGGTTCTAGGCACTACTTCGGCCATAATCGGTTCTATCATCATGATCATTGGTGTGTTGGCCATCATGATAAGTTTTAATCCTAAACTGACACTAGTATCGGTTGTCTTAATGCCGCTTTTGTACCTAACTATGCGTATTTTTGGCCCCAAGTTGGGCTTTTATAACCAACAGCTTACGGAGGTAGCCAGCGATACAGCAGCCAGCATAAACGAGTCAGTAGACAACGCCGAAACGGTTCAGGCCTTCACACTTGAGGATAAGCAAATAAACAAAATCGACCGTCTTTGGATGAGAAGCTACTACCTAACTAAAAAAACAATGATGTGGGGCAACTTACTCCAGGACGCCAATTCCTTTCTGGTGATTATCGCAACATCGATTGTGATGTATTTTGGAGGCACGGCTGCGCTCAACGGCCAGCTGACTTTTGGTGAGCTACTCATTTTCATGACTTACATGGGCTACTTACTGGGGCCAATAGAAGGCTTGGTACAGGAAATCACCAGTCGCAACCAAAAACTAATCGACGTAGGCCGTGTTTACGAAGTTATAAGCGATCACCAAGGCATAGAAGACCTTAGGCGAGATGCCCACGTACCTCCAAATATCAAAGGAGTTATAGACTTCAGAGATGTATCTTACACATACGGTAGTCAGACCATTTTCAACAATCTCAACTTGCATATCAAAGAAGGCGAGAAAGTCGGCGTCATCGGTCCTTCGGGTTCTGGGAAAAGCACTATTCTAAAACTAATGCCCCTTTTCATTGAGCCAAATCAGGGCAAAATTTTTATTGACGGTATCGACACGCAATCAGTCTCGCTGCATGAACTAAGGCAAAAAATCGCCTGGGTAAGTCAAAGTCCTCAGCTTTTCACAGGTACGATACTAGACAACCTCTACGACGGAGACGCATACCATGAAATATCAGACGAGAGAGTTAAAGATGCGATAATTGTTAGTAACGTGGCCGAGTTTGCTGTACGCCTGCCACTGGGTATTAACTCGCCAGCTGGTGAAAATGGCTCTTCGCTGTCCGGCGGTCAGCGTCAACGTGTCGCTATAGCTAGAGCTTTAATCAAAGACGCCCCCATTGTGTGCCTCGACGAGCCAACAGCCGCTCTGGACGCCAAAAGTGAAAACTATATCCGAGACTCGCTTATGCAAATGGTGCAAGGCAAAACCGTACTTATGGTAACCCACCGCAAGGCTCTGCTCGCCCTGATGGACACAATTTACGTTCTTGATAGCGGCACGCTTACCAATGTGAATGAACTTGGCGGCCTTGATTACTACCTAAGTGTTTTGGAAGGTCTAGACCAAAAGAATGTTGAAGCTGAGATACAAGACGAACAGGCTTATATAGACCCAGCTATCCTGGACAAATTTTTGGCTCTGCAGGCAGCCGAACAACGTAATGATGTAATCGAACAGCCAGAGCAACTTGCCGAAGCACCGCAAATAATAGAATACGTTGGCCAGCCTACGGCTGATCAAGCAGTCATTTCTGGCGAAACTGAACAGCATTATGTTGCCCAACAGCAGACAAACGAACCCCAGCAAGCTGAATATGTTGAGTCGCAAAACATGATAAACAACGAACAGCGTTCATACCAGCAAGCTTTGCCCCAGCAAGAACAGGTTATAGAAAACCAACAACCTCCTGAGCCGGAAGAGAGTCAGGAGATTGAGGTTAAGTTACACTAA
- a CDS encoding AAA family ATPase has product MILYGVAGTNGSGKDTLCQLLAERNEFLFVSVTDMLRNEAAKRGLPIEREVLRTISAEWRREQGLGVLVDKSLDFFESQGGSSKYNGLVMASMRNPGEADRVHGLNGFMIWTDADPAIRYKRIFDRQRTSEDNKTYEQFLEEEKAEMSSSGDSATLNMAAVKEKCDIFVNNYTDDIETFYAEIVKQLGL; this is encoded by the coding sequence ATGATTTTATATGGAGTAGCGGGGACTAACGGCAGCGGCAAAGACACTTTGTGCCAGCTACTGGCCGAACGTAATGAGTTTTTGTTTGTGTCGGTTACCGATATGCTCAGAAATGAAGCAGCCAAGCGCGGTTTGCCGATTGAACGTGAAGTTTTACGTACAATTAGCGCAGAATGGCGGCGGGAGCAAGGCCTAGGAGTTCTCGTAGACAAATCTCTCGATTTCTTTGAGTCCCAAGGAGGATCTAGCAAGTACAATGGTCTCGTTATGGCTAGTATGCGTAACCCAGGAGAGGCCGACAGGGTGCATGGACTAAACGGATTTATGATTTGGACAGATGCTGACCCAGCCATACGATATAAGAGGATTTTTGATCGACAAAGAACTAGCGAAGATAACAAAACTTATGAGCAGTTTTTGGAGGAAGAAAAGGCCGAGATGTCCAGCTCAGGCGATAGCGCTACTTTGAACATGGCGGCTGTTAAAGAAAAGTGCGATATCTTTGTAAATAATTACACTGATGATATAGAAACTTTTTACGCCGAAATAGTAAAGCAACTAGGTTTATGA
- a CDS encoding polyprenyl synthetase family protein, translated as MIETQLKLYQDRINKEIDDFCDKLVNDFSKQHGTYSEEVIGVYCDMLRRGGKRLRGLLTLVAYDMCGGRDKQLANKLALVVEMIHTYVLIMDDIVDESLTRRDGPTAHRVMQSVFETKNLKGEKKHFGNSQALHAGLAGAHLAQLELNNLETDTRTINSLSRDLQQSLLVAINGQIEDVFFEALSGEVSVDNVLAMNERKTAYYSFLMPLRLGAIMAGVVEEEKLHMLREFSLFAGTAYQVEDDLIDLFSDSDASDIKEGKMTYLVAETLSRLTPEQKQDFLSVLGKPNVSEAEAEWFRSVVVDHDVDDSARDLIASMTQKSLETVDSFPPEWRASQVEFLREFISRLGSRTS; from the coding sequence ATGATCGAGACTCAGCTAAAGCTCTATCAAGATCGTATCAACAAAGAGATAGATGATTTTTGCGACAAGCTAGTTAATGATTTTTCGAAGCAGCATGGTACTTATTCAGAGGAAGTAATCGGAGTCTACTGCGACATGTTGCGCCGGGGAGGTAAGCGGTTACGCGGGCTTTTGACGCTGGTTGCCTACGATATGTGTGGTGGACGCGATAAGCAATTAGCCAATAAGCTGGCGTTGGTTGTCGAAATGATTCACACTTATGTTCTTATCATGGACGATATAGTTGATGAGTCTTTGACCCGGCGTGATGGCCCAACAGCACACCGCGTAATGCAGTCTGTATTTGAGACAAAAAATCTAAAAGGCGAAAAAAAGCATTTTGGAAATTCTCAAGCGCTTCATGCAGGACTAGCTGGAGCTCATTTGGCGCAGCTAGAGCTTAATAATCTGGAAACCGACACCCGGACGATTAATAGTTTATCAAGAGATTTGCAGCAGTCCTTACTTGTTGCTATAAACGGTCAAATCGAAGATGTATTTTTCGAGGCCTTAAGTGGCGAAGTAAGTGTAGATAATGTGCTGGCAATGAACGAGCGAAAAACTGCTTACTACTCCTTTTTGATGCCACTTCGGCTAGGTGCAATTATGGCAGGAGTTGTAGAAGAAGAAAAACTTCATATGCTTCGAGAGTTTTCGCTATTTGCCGGTACAGCTTATCAGGTTGAAGACGATTTAATCGATCTGTTTAGCGATTCGGATGCCAGCGATATTAAAGAAGGGAAGATGACTTATTTAGTAGCTGAGACGCTTAGCCGTCTTACGCCCGAGCAAAAGCAGGACTTTTTGAGTGTCTTAGGAAAACCGAACGTTAGTGAGGCGGAAGCTGAGTGGTTTAGGTCTGTGGTTGTCGATCACGACGTTGACGATTCAGCGCGTGACCTTATTGCTAGTATGACTCAGAAATCTCTAGAAACTGTCGATTCGTTTCCGCCCGAATGGCGAGCATCCCAGGTAGAGTTCTTGCGCGAATTTATCTCGCGGCTTGGTAGCAGGACTAGCTAG
- the polA gene encoding DNA polymerase I: MESRKKLAIIDGKSVFYRGYYAMPGLSTADGTPTGGVYGFAAMALELIKRLKPDYVCVAWDKPKTNIRKRLAVYPDYKAGRKPAPPDFYVQIPILHELLRALNWPLYELDDYEADDIMCGLAKKADAAGLETMLITSDLDALQCISENTHVYALKKGLTNIELYRPEQFRDKYGLEPEQFLDLKALKGDSSDNIPGVPGIGEKTAVELLKQYKTLDGVYENVALTKGAVQKKLEAGRDSAYMSKEIARLYADAPIELDLEQMDINKLDTNELASILKRLEFRSLLRNLPQGMRSDSSKVAVAESTNDLSSNISAAILDLKTPTPVYVQESSAVSSLQLEGDVVIFARSSGKHGHEPTVLALSDKTNCYIFDLRKSVANSHLPSTIDQLLNGKAVTGHDLKNIFQILLELGIENLPQVSHDTQVGAFIVNSLRRDFSLTALASEDLNYAGELDNIDDDEALIKLPEICAVIRGLAERQGEQMSEVTSLIKMAEQVDWPVIPVLARIERTGVKIEPSFFKVLSDKLTDQISDIEQTIYGYADQEFNISSPSQLSDILFVKLNLPTIASKKGKAGHFSTASNVLAKLKDLHPIINDIEKYREYTKLKSTYVDTLPEQVDENNRIHTTLALTVAATGRLSSNDPNLQNIPIRTEIGREIRTGFIAEPGNVLVSADYSQFELRIAAALSGDQAMIESFNSDRDIHIETAALVQGVKPEEVSKEMRYAAKAVNFGILYGQGVHGLSEGTGMSYADSKKFIDKYFEVRPKLKAMMERFRDQAKNKGFVETPLGRRRPTPDARSSNFVVREAALRAAINMPIQGGAADITKMAMSKLESQFRHWNEERGTRNEEEPRQILQIHDSILVECAEADAERVGKMMKQTMENIYPELGVKLRVDISTGKTWGEL; this comes from the coding sequence ATGGAGAGTAGAAAAAAACTTGCGATTATCGACGGAAAGTCAGTCTTTTACCGTGGCTATTACGCGATGCCGGGGCTTTCGACCGCCGACGGGACGCCAACAGGGGGAGTTTATGGCTTCGCAGCAATGGCGCTGGAGCTGATTAAGCGGCTCAAACCAGATTATGTTTGTGTAGCTTGGGATAAACCAAAAACCAATATCCGAAAACGACTAGCCGTCTACCCAGACTACAAGGCAGGACGAAAGCCGGCACCGCCAGACTTTTATGTACAAATTCCTATTCTTCACGAGCTGCTAAGAGCACTAAATTGGCCGCTATACGAACTCGATGATTACGAGGCAGACGATATTATGTGTGGCCTGGCTAAAAAAGCTGATGCCGCCGGGTTAGAGACAATGCTAATCACCAGTGATCTTGATGCACTGCAGTGCATTAGCGAGAACACCCATGTCTATGCGCTCAAAAAAGGACTAACAAATATCGAGCTTTATCGGCCAGAACAATTTCGTGATAAATACGGCCTCGAGCCTGAGCAATTTCTGGACTTAAAAGCTCTAAAAGGCGATTCGTCGGACAACATTCCCGGTGTTCCTGGCATTGGTGAAAAAACAGCGGTTGAACTACTTAAACAATACAAAACTCTCGATGGTGTTTACGAGAATGTTGCTCTCACCAAGGGCGCAGTACAGAAAAAGCTTGAAGCGGGGCGAGATTCGGCCTACATGAGTAAAGAAATTGCTCGACTTTACGCAGATGCGCCAATCGAGCTGGACCTTGAACAAATGGACATAAATAAGCTAGATACGAATGAGCTGGCAAGCATACTAAAGCGCCTAGAGTTCAGGAGCCTGCTGCGCAACTTGCCACAAGGAATGCGTAGTGATTCGTCCAAAGTAGCAGTTGCAGAATCGACAAATGACCTTTCGTCAAACATAAGTGCGGCAATCCTCGATCTCAAAACCCCGACACCTGTCTACGTTCAGGAGAGCTCCGCAGTGTCATCGCTGCAGCTTGAAGGGGATGTAGTAATTTTTGCTCGCAGCAGTGGTAAGCACGGTCACGAGCCAACTGTTTTGGCGCTATCTGACAAAACAAATTGCTATATTTTTGATTTAAGAAAATCAGTAGCTAATTCCCATCTACCATCTACCATCGACCAACTACTAAACGGCAAAGCCGTTACCGGGCACGATTTAAAGAATATCTTTCAAATTTTACTCGAGCTTGGGATAGAAAACTTGCCGCAGGTAAGCCACGACACACAAGTTGGCGCATTTATTGTTAATTCTCTGAGGCGAGATTTTTCGCTTACGGCGCTTGCGAGCGAGGATCTAAACTACGCTGGTGAGCTCGACAATATTGATGATGATGAAGCGCTAATTAAGCTACCAGAAATCTGCGCTGTGATCCGGGGGCTTGCTGAGCGACAGGGTGAGCAAATGAGCGAGGTTACAAGTTTGATCAAAATGGCCGAGCAAGTGGACTGGCCAGTGATACCAGTCTTAGCTCGAATTGAGCGTACTGGGGTGAAGATTGAGCCAAGCTTTTTCAAGGTTTTATCTGACAAGTTAACAGATCAAATTAGTGACATTGAACAAACAATTTATGGCTATGCCGACCAAGAGTTTAATATCTCAAGTCCTAGCCAGCTGAGTGATATTTTGTTTGTGAAGCTAAACTTGCCTACAATCGCAAGCAAGAAAGGGAAGGCTGGCCACTTCAGCACAGCCAGTAACGTACTCGCTAAACTAAAAGACCTTCACCCGATCATCAACGATATCGAGAAATATCGTGAGTACACAAAGCTCAAAAGTACCTACGTAGATACGCTGCCAGAGCAGGTAGATGAGAACAATCGTATACATACAACACTGGCGCTGACGGTCGCAGCAACTGGCCGGCTTAGTAGCAACGATCCCAACTTGCAGAACATTCCTATCCGCACCGAAATTGGTCGAGAGATCAGAACTGGCTTTATCGCCGAGCCTGGCAATGTATTGGTGAGTGCCGACTACAGTCAGTTTGAGCTTCGCATTGCCGCGGCACTGAGCGGTGATCAAGCAATGATTGAGTCGTTTAACTCTGATCGAGACATTCATATCGAGACGGCCGCTTTGGTTCAAGGTGTCAAGCCCGAAGAAGTCAGCAAAGAGATGCGCTACGCGGCCAAAGCTGTTAATTTCGGTATTTTGTATGGGCAAGGTGTTCACGGACTCAGTGAAGGAACGGGCATGAGCTACGCCGATTCCAAAAAGTTTATCGATAAATACTTCGAGGTGCGCCCCAAACTGAAGGCAATGATGGAGCGTTTTCGTGACCAAGCCAAAAACAAAGGTTTTGTGGAGACGCCGCTCGGACGTCGCCGCCCAACGCCGGATGCTCGGAGCAGCAATTTTGTCGTACGTGAGGCAGCTTTGCGGGCCGCAATCAATATGCCAATTCAGGGAGGCGCTGCTGATATAACCAAGATGGCAATGTCTAAATTAGAAAGCCAATTTAGACACTGGAACGAGGAACGAGGAACGAGGAACGAGGAAGAGCCGAGACAGATATTGCAGATACATGACAGTATTTTGGTTGAATGTGCCGAAGCTGATGCTGAGCGGGTTGGCAAAATGATGAAGCAGACTATGGAAAATATTTATCCAGAGCTGGGCGTAAAACTGCGTGTAGACATATCCACCGGTAAAACATGGGGGGAGCTATGA